The Aminithiophilus ramosus genome contains a region encoding:
- a CDS encoding dihydroorotase — translation MLLLKNACLFDGLTFREGEVDLLIDDGRVVSIASGMADMEGVRTIDIEGRILSPGLIDLHAHFRDPGQEWREDLVSGSRAAAAGGYTTAVAMANTDPALDVAPLVAYVLDKASRAGGARILPAGAATKGRKGKEMAEMGTMAEAGAVFFTDDGAPLSDAGLLRRVLLYSRDIGVRVMEHPEEPSLTAGGQVNEGRCSSLSGLKGWPASGEIVDVSRGIALVRETAAPLHFTHVSTAGALDLIREAKAEGLPVSCDVTPHHLTLTEEAVLESSFDSVFKVNPPLRSVRDQEALWQALADGTIDAIATDHAPYHEDEKDLPFQEASFGIASLECAVAVVLDAWKRRGRPLPLERLLALWTSRPASLLPRAWQGLGRIAEGSRADLTVLDLEEMRVVDRADWQSKGCNCPWQGMLLQGWPILTLVDGVPFEPRG, via the coding sequence ATGTTGCTGCTCAAAAATGCCTGTCTTTTCGACGGCCTGACTTTCAGGGAAGGGGAGGTCGATCTCCTCATCGATGACGGACGTGTCGTTTCCATCGCTTCCGGTATGGCCGACATGGAAGGCGTCCGAACGATCGACATCGAGGGCAGGATCCTCTCTCCCGGCCTGATCGACCTGCACGCACACTTTCGCGATCCCGGCCAGGAGTGGCGGGAAGACCTGGTCAGCGGCTCCAGAGCGGCGGCGGCCGGAGGCTACACGACGGCCGTGGCCATGGCCAACACCGATCCCGCCCTCGACGTGGCTCCTCTGGTGGCCTACGTTCTCGACAAGGCCTCCCGCGCCGGAGGTGCCCGCATTCTTCCTGCAGGGGCTGCGACGAAGGGCCGGAAGGGGAAGGAGATGGCCGAGATGGGCACCATGGCCGAGGCCGGAGCCGTCTTCTTCACCGACGACGGAGCGCCTCTTTCCGACGCCGGATTGCTTCGCCGGGTGCTTCTCTACTCCCGTGACATCGGTGTCCGCGTCATGGAGCATCCTGAAGAGCCCTCTCTGACGGCCGGCGGGCAGGTCAACGAGGGGCGTTGTTCCTCCCTGTCGGGCCTTAAAGGGTGGCCCGCCTCGGGAGAGATCGTCGACGTGTCCCGCGGCATCGCCCTTGTGCGCGAGACAGCCGCTCCTCTGCATTTCACTCACGTGAGTACGGCAGGTGCCCTCGATCTCATCCGTGAGGCGAAGGCGGAGGGACTTCCTGTCAGCTGCGATGTGACGCCTCATCATCTGACGCTGACGGAAGAGGCCGTTCTGGAAAGTTCTTTCGACTCCGTCTTCAAGGTCAATCCTCCTCTGCGAAGCGTGAGAGATCAGGAGGCGCTCTGGCAAGCCCTGGCCGACGGAACGATCGACGCCATCGCGACGGATCACGCTCCCTACCATGAGGACGAGAAGGACCTCCCCTTCCAGGAGGCCTCTTTCGGCATCGCCTCTCTGGAGTGTGCCGTCGCCGTCGTGCTCGATGCCTGGAAGAGGCGAGGCAGGCCCCTCCCGCTGGAGAGGCTTCTGGCCCTCTGGACCTCGCGTCCGGCCTCCCTTCTCCCTCGGGCCTGGCAGGGGCTAGGGCGGATTGCCGAGGGAAGCCGCGCCGATCTGACGGTTCTTGATCTGGAGGAGATGCGCGTCGTCGACAGAGCCGATTGGCAGAGCAAGGGCTGCAACTGTCCCTGGCAGGGGATGCTTCTTCAGGGGTGGCCTATCCTGACCCTCGTCGACGGCGTGCCCTTCGAGCCCAGAGGGTAG
- the pyrR gene encoding bifunctional pyr operon transcriptional regulator/uracil phosphoribosyltransferase PyrR: MKLSVFRGSRPSPRPRSFFYDGEVGEMMLREKAKVLSSEEMERALKRMAHEIVERNGGLDRVVLVGIQRRGVFLGRRLMEYLRTIEETKLPSGELDITLYRDDLTLLHDQPVVHSTSIPVDINGMKVVLVDDVIYTGRTIRAALDALMDMGRPQAVQLAVLIDRGHRELPIHPDYQGRLVPTSKSEIVEVRVLEYDGADEVVICEQGESADV, encoded by the coding sequence ATGAAACTGTCCGTTTTTCGGGGATCACGGCCTTCACCAAGGCCGCGGTCCTTTTTTTATGATGGGGAGGTTGGCGAAATGATGCTTCGTGAGAAGGCCAAAGTTCTTTCATCGGAGGAGATGGAGAGAGCTCTCAAGAGGATGGCCCATGAGATCGTCGAGAGGAATGGAGGTCTCGACAGGGTGGTGCTCGTGGGGATTCAGCGGCGCGGGGTCTTTCTGGGACGGCGATTGATGGAGTACCTCCGGACCATCGAGGAGACGAAGCTCCCTTCTGGAGAGCTGGATATCACGCTCTACCGCGATGACCTGACGCTTCTCCACGATCAGCCTGTCGTCCACAGCACCTCCATCCCCGTCGACATCAACGGGATGAAAGTCGTCCTCGTCGACGACGTGATTTACACGGGGCGAACGATCAGGGCGGCCCTGGATGCCCTGATGGATATGGGCAGACCTCAGGCGGTGCAATTGGCCGTACTCATCGACAGAGGTCATCGGGAGCTTCCCATCCATCCCGATTATCAGGGGCGCCTGGTTCCGACGTCCAAGTCGGAGATTGTCGAGGTCCGGGTTCTGGAGTATGACGGTGCCGACGAGGTCGTCATCTGCGAACAGGGGGAGAGTGCCGATGTTTAG
- the rnc gene encoding ribonuclease III — MEPYQGGRGTSLRLLQTRLGYVFRDPSLLDRALTHSSYAHESGLPFFNERLEFLGDAVLELVVSEALFQAYPDWDEGRLTQERASVVCGRSLAEWGRLLDLSPTLLLGKGLELQGGREKLSPVADAVEALFGAVYLDGGLDEARRVIGRLLWQRTSPSTLDPKSRLQQQLQAEGKELPLYRVVAEEGPPHERFFVVEVWLERDLLGIGTGRSRKEGEFAAAEKALEVLVQPVASKRES, encoded by the coding sequence ATGGAACCTTACCAAGGAGGACGCGGAACATCCCTTCGCCTTCTCCAGACCCGCCTCGGTTACGTCTTTCGCGATCCCTCGCTTCTCGACAGAGCCCTGACTCATTCGAGTTACGCCCATGAGTCAGGGCTTCCCTTTTTCAACGAGCGCCTGGAGTTTCTTGGCGATGCCGTTTTGGAGCTTGTCGTCTCCGAAGCCCTCTTTCAGGCCTATCCCGATTGGGACGAGGGGCGACTGACTCAGGAGAGGGCCTCCGTCGTCTGTGGTCGTTCTCTGGCCGAGTGGGGGCGTCTGCTCGATCTGTCGCCGACTCTTCTCCTCGGCAAGGGCCTGGAACTGCAGGGAGGCCGGGAAAAACTTTCTCCCGTCGCCGATGCCGTGGAAGCCCTTTTCGGCGCCGTCTACCTCGACGGAGGTCTCGACGAGGCGCGTCGAGTCATCGGCCGTCTCCTGTGGCAGCGAACGTCGCCATCGACGCTGGACCCCAAATCACGCCTACAGCAACAGTTGCAGGCCGAGGGGAAGGAGCTTCCTCTCTACCGTGTCGTTGCCGAAGAGGGGCCTCCTCACGAGAGGTTTTTTGTCGTCGAAGTCTGGCTGGAAAGAGATCTCTTGGGCATCGGCACCGGCCGCTCCCGCAAGGAAGGCGAGTTCGCTGCCGCTGAAAAGGCCTTGGAAGTTTTGGTGCAACCGGTTGCATCGAAACGCGAATCCTGA
- a CDS encoding aspartate carbamoyltransferase catalytic subunit, with amino-acid sequence MFSWKRRDLIDLDIWTREEITHLLDQAVNMEALMDRPIKKVPALRGKLVVNLFFEASTRTRVSFELAEKMLSADVVNWSASGSSVSKGETLRDTAWTLEAMGADAVVVRHGAVGVPAYLAKRLKRASVFNAGDGAHAHPTQALLDLYTARRRLGELDGAKVAIVGDVLHSRVVRSDIIGFTKLGAEVVLSGPATLMPVETEALGVRYEPDPMAAVRGSDIVYLLRIQRERQQEGLFPSVDEYHRRFGATEALLAEAKPEALVMHPGPMNRGVEIASAVADGPQSVILPQVRSGVAVRMALLFLCLGGAR; translated from the coding sequence ATGTTTAGCTGGAAACGCCGCGATCTCATCGATCTCGATATCTGGACTCGTGAGGAAATCACCCACCTTCTCGATCAGGCCGTCAACATGGAGGCCCTCATGGATCGCCCTATCAAGAAAGTTCCCGCCCTTAGGGGGAAACTGGTCGTCAACCTCTTCTTCGAGGCCTCGACGCGGACGCGAGTCTCCTTCGAACTGGCCGAAAAAATGCTCAGCGCCGATGTCGTCAACTGGTCTGCCTCCGGTTCGAGCGTCAGCAAGGGAGAGACGCTCCGCGACACGGCATGGACGCTCGAGGCCATGGGAGCCGATGCCGTCGTCGTCCGCCACGGGGCCGTCGGCGTCCCGGCCTATCTGGCGAAACGCCTGAAACGGGCCTCGGTTTTCAACGCCGGTGACGGCGCTCATGCCCATCCCACCCAGGCGCTCCTCGATCTTTACACGGCCCGACGGCGACTGGGCGAGCTGGACGGGGCCAAAGTGGCTATCGTCGGCGATGTCCTTCACAGCCGCGTCGTGCGCAGCGACATTATCGGTTTCACTAAATTGGGGGCCGAAGTTGTCCTTTCCGGCCCCGCGACGCTCATGCCCGTCGAGACGGAGGCCCTCGGAGTCCGCTACGAGCCCGATCCCATGGCGGCCGTCAGGGGATCGGATATCGTCTACCTTCTCCGCATCCAGCGGGAACGGCAGCAGGAGGGGCTTTTCCCCTCCGTCGACGAGTACCATCGTCGTTTCGGTGCCACGGAGGCTCTCCTCGCCGAGGCCAAACCGGAGGCCCTCGTGATGCACCCGGGACCGATGAATCGCGGCGTCGAGATCGCATCGGCCGTCGCCGACGGTCCCCAGAGCGTCATTCTTCCTCAAGTCCGCAGCGGTGTCGCCGTCCGGATGGCGCTGCTCTTTCTCTGTCTGGGAGGTGCCCGCTGA
- a CDS encoding iron-sulfur cluster-binding protein: MDHRGAVVSLERLGGDLVALTLALKEPFAATPGQFVLIRDSRWGRDPLLGRPFAVAWQERERMGLIFHVQGRGTEALSRLCEGDVVDVRGPQGRGFPEPTGKRLLLVAGAMGVAPLLVAWKRHSAEMETELLLGVSSSAWRGLLQWLDGRDFPHRVACDDGSLGRKGTVVDLLAERMKEGDEVWACGPRAMMAAVAAIVPGRISVSLEARMACGYGGCLGCAVPLRSGTLRVCVDGPVFDGKEVLWDELPR; the protein is encoded by the coding sequence GTGGATCATCGGGGTGCCGTCGTCTCCCTCGAAAGGCTGGGAGGCGATCTCGTCGCCCTGACCCTGGCCCTGAAGGAGCCCTTTGCGGCCACGCCCGGTCAGTTCGTCCTCATCAGGGATAGCCGATGGGGCCGCGATCCCCTTCTGGGGCGTCCCTTCGCCGTGGCCTGGCAGGAGAGAGAGCGAATGGGGCTTATCTTTCACGTCCAGGGCCGGGGAACGGAGGCCCTCTCCCGCCTCTGCGAGGGAGACGTCGTCGACGTGCGAGGTCCTCAGGGCAGAGGGTTTCCCGAGCCGACGGGTAAGAGACTCCTGCTCGTGGCGGGGGCTATGGGCGTGGCGCCTCTGCTGGTGGCTTGGAAGCGCCATTCGGCGGAGATGGAGACAGAGCTTCTCCTGGGTGTTTCTTCTTCTGCATGGCGAGGACTGCTTCAGTGGCTCGACGGCCGAGATTTTCCCCATCGCGTCGCCTGCGACGATGGCTCGCTGGGCCGGAAGGGAACGGTCGTTGACCTCCTGGCGGAGAGGATGAAAGAAGGCGACGAAGTCTGGGCCTGCGGACCTCGGGCCATGATGGCTGCCGTAGCCGCTATCGTGCCCGGGCGTATCTCCGTCAGCCTCGAGGCGAGGATGGCCTGCGGTTATGGCGGCTGCCTCGGTTGCGCCGTTCCCCTTCGCTCCGGAACTCTTCGCGTCTGTGTCGACGGTCCCGTCTTTGACGGAAAGGAGGTCCTCTGGGATGAACTTCCCCGTTGA